From Gossypium raimondii isolate GPD5lz chromosome 11, ASM2569854v1, whole genome shotgun sequence:
TCTGCTTTTTATTTGCTCTGTCATTTCTGAAATGAAAGTTCTTTATGCTAGTTACTTGTTATTTCTGAAAGAAGAAACTTTCTCCATTGTCTTTATTGCAAGAGGATGCAAGAATGCAAGTTTGTGCtttctttaacttttcattGTGAATAATTATAAGCTATACTTGTTAAGCAATTCAACTCATTTGTATAGTTGCAGATTTTTTGACAACGGAACATAATTTTTGCTTGcatgaaaatttgagaaacaaGGACTCTGCTTGACAACTTGGAGACTTAAGTTAAAAATGTCATCTGTAAGCAAGGCTGATCGGAAAACAGCTCTGGATGTGGCCTCATGGTCTTTCAATATTGTCACATCTGTGGGTATAATCATGGTCAATAAAGCCTTGATGGCTACGTACGGCTTCAGTTTTGGTACGTTTTGAATGAACATCTCACCTGGTAACTTTGATAAACTTTGTCTGCATTACATATTTAATAGATCTATCACTTTGTGTTCATTGTGTTTCCATTTGACTTGTTACTCTATGGGTCCAACTCTGTATGGTCAACCTAAGAGGAAGAAACAAAGTCCCAAAAGTATTAGGTCATGAAGTTACATAAATGATTTGGTTTTCCCCATTTGTTTAGGTTGTTTTTGTGATTACAAACGGAAACTGAAAGAGAAatccataaaattttgaaaatttcaattcaccattaaagtgggaattttaaaagattactTGACAAACTTTTCAAACAATCCATCTTAAAAGATTTCCACTTTAAACCTGTCCTCTTCCAAATTTTTGGCTTCAATCTTGGACGGAGGATAAATAAATtggaaattattttagaaaatatttttatttatttttggctccaaattttagaaaatatttttagtttttattttccattttcattttgccTTTATACTTGAAAGAGGATAAATAAATTGAGagctattttttttcaattttccaaaCGATAagatcttttcatttttaatgttaattatatTCAGAGTATAAGTGGAGATGACAAATGAAAATAGTTTCTAAATGCAGACAGGCCTAAATTTTTGAAAGGCTAAGTAACTCttataaacatgaaaaatcaAGTGACCTTCATAAGTAGATATATGACAAATCATTATGTATAGGACATAACATATTTTGTATTAGATATGGTGTTCATGtggaaaattatatgttttatatattttctagaCTTATCTTGGTGGTCAAAGTTATTCCGTGATGTATTCCTGTTTTGTCTGTGCAATTCTGTTACGGGGTATGTTTTATCTCTTATTGAATCTAATCAGGTTTAGacgaatattattattatacaattaTAATGGCTACATGTGTAAGAAATTAATTGGAAGATTTTTAACTGAACTTTTGCACTTCTAATATGCCGAGTTTAATGCCTTTCTAATAGGAGAGCTTAACGAATAAATGAGGGTTAAGAAGTGAATAAACTTTTTAGAGTTTGCTTGACTAAGAAGTTGCCTTTCATTACAAATGTTTTCTTATTCAGCTTTTGTTTGAAACTTCAGCAAGTGGACACTCACGCAGTTAGAAATCGGGTCTCCATCTTGGATATCTTGGTTCAAATCCCATTGATTGGCCCAGATTCCTTAAATATCAAAACATAgcttacatataaaaaatattacttCTTTTGACTGTTAATTATGATGAAGAAAGTCAAATTGTAACAACACTTACTGCGTATCCAGAAACTAATGCTGTGTCCCATTTATTTCTGTGCTGCAGCTACAACATTAACAGGTTTGCATTTTGCCACTACAACCCTGTTAACTGTTCTTCTTAGATGGCTGGGTTATATTCAGGACTCTCATATACCATTACCCGATCTTCTCAAGTTTGTTTTGTTTGCAAACTTCTCTATTGTTGGAATGAATGTGAGTTTGATGTGGAATTCTGTGGGCTTCTACCAGGTCAGTTTTCGTTACTTGGATTATTATCTCTTCTATGCTTGATCTTTTGGAAGTTGTCATATTCCTTTTACAAATTATTCTCAGATAGCAAAGCTGAGCATGATTCCAGTATCTTGCTTTCTGGAAGTTGTTTTTGACAAGGTTCGCTACTCAAGGGATACAAAACTTAGCATTTTACTAGTTCTCCTTGGAGTTGCTGTCTGCACTGTTACTGATGTGAGTGTCAACGTCAAGGGTTTTTTAGCTGCTGTAATTGCAGTCTGGAGCACAGCCCTGCAACAATATGTAAGTAAATCTGCATGAAATCATGCTTTTACCTAAGGTGCAACATATTGGAAGGTTTTGATAGTAATGTTCTATATTTTTATGACTGAACAAGTTTTTTGAATGGGTTTGTCATGTTTGACCCATTCCATAAATGAGACACCAGCCATGCCTAAATCTTGTTCATGGATTGATATTTTGggtctttcttcttttctcttatatatttattacttttgcaGTATGTGCATTTTCTTCAACGCAAGCATTCTTTAGGATCTTTTGACTTATTGGGACATACTGCTCCGGTACAAGCTGCAAGCCTTCTGTTAGCTGGTCCTTTTGTGGACTATTGGTTAACAGAGAAAAAGGTCTATGCCTATAACTACACTACGATATCAATGGTAAGGTTCTTATCCTAGTTGACGAGAATCTATTTGGTAATAGTAATGCTCCATTTTACTAGCATGCCTTCTGGTAAAAGTCATTGCAGCTGATTCAATTCCTTTGGGCATGTTTGTGCTTTTAAATTATGTTGGTATATTTAGGGATGCATTTCCGTCTGGTTTGAGCATTCACTCTTATTATCTGCTGCCTTTGAGTGTTACAAAATGCCAAATGTCCTTCATTGTCATTGCAAAATTGCTATAGCTGGCAGTCCCAAATATGGTTGTTATCATCTGCACCAGCGCATTTAATAAGGAATGAAGTAATCTGAACAAACTTTGTGATTTTGTATTCTATAACAGTTTATTTACTTGATTATGCCACATTAATTAGACCAAATAGGCAGTCAATAGGATCTTCCTGACAGACCCAGAAAGAGTCCTGTGCTTGCTGGCAAGAAATTGAGATAATCTATTTCTCAGCAGAGTTCATACTGAGGTTATTTACGTTCTTGCATCTGGTTATTACAAGGATTCGCAAATAAGAATATGGAAGTTTCAACTGTCttacttattttgaattttcaagtGCACATTCTTCTGTCTTATCCCCTTCGCCAAGCCAACTTTCTAACATGTATTGAGTGAGATCATGATGCTTCTAACATGTAAAAACTCTGCTTCCTGGTGCATGTGCGAGTTCAGTAATGAATATTAATAGATTTTGCTTTCAGACAATCATGACTACAGTAAACAATATTCTGTTTGCTTGCAGTTCTTCATAATCCTATCATGCACCATTGCCGTTGGTACAAACCTCAGCCAGTTCATCTGCATCGGCCGGTTTACTGCCGTATCATTCCAAGTGCTTGGCCATATGAAGACTATTCTTGTCCTGATTTTAGGATTCCTTTTCTTCGGCAAAGAAGGTCTTAATCTACATGTAATCCTGGGTATGGTCATTGCAGTTGCAGGAATGATCTGGTATGGTAATGCCTCCTCCAAGCCCGGAGGAAAGGAGCGTTGGACTTATTCAGCTCCAAGCGACAAATCACAAAAACCAGACAATTTATTCGGTTCTACTGAAACAGACGAGAAGGTTTAAAGATTCGATTACAGGTTTAACAGTTAAAAAGGGTAAAGATAAAAGAGACGAAAACTGAGCCATTTACACAGAGGATCGGAATTATTACAACTTTTCgttccttttttatttctttcttttgttgcaCTCATAATGGTTAATCATTTTCATGTTCCTTTAATTTATAATCCAAGGTGAAAATTATGCTGTTGATAGAGGAAGCAAATTCCCTGTAAATCCAGCGTCGTTTTCCTCTAATAATATTTGCTTATAGTAATTTATTTACATTgccttttcaatttattttctcatcttGGTAATTAGAACTAGGTTCGGTATCCTTTTGCCCATTTCTCCAACAATTCTGGTAACTGAGGTGAACCCCAAATCCACTGAAATTCCAAGGTTCGATCTTAAATGAGCTTTAGctaaatttaaagttttgtaATGTACggaaaattgtttaattaataaaaggtTTATATTGTACAATAATAAGAGTTTAGTTGAAATGTTAAGGTGTTTGAAGATTTAAGTCTTAACACAACCATTTGtgatttattttaagtttaatttgagtttaaattgaGATATTGTTCAATGTGATGTAAATTTTTGCTCCAATTGTGACGGCATGTTTTGAGCCAGAtgatttctttttgaacttggGCTAACACGTAGATAGACTTTTTTGCAACTCGAATTgctaatttattaataaaaatatttttatttcaaattaattataaaaa
This genomic window contains:
- the LOC105802299 gene encoding UDP-rhamnose/UDP-galactose transporter 4, which gives rise to MSSVSKADRKTALDVASWSFNIVTSVGIIMVNKALMATYGFSFATTLTGLHFATTTLLTVLLRWLGYIQDSHIPLPDLLKFVLFANFSIVGMNVSLMWNSVGFYQIAKLSMIPVSCFLEVVFDKVRYSRDTKLSILLVLLGVAVCTVTDVSVNVKGFLAAVIAVWSTALQQYYVHFLQRKHSLGSFDLLGHTAPVQAASLLLAGPFVDYWLTEKKVYAYNYTTISMFFIILSCTIAVGTNLSQFICIGRFTAVSFQVLGHMKTILVLILGFLFFGKEGLNLHVILGMVIAVAGMIWYGNASSKPGGKERWTYSAPSDKSQKPDNLFGSTETDEKV